From Drosophila nasuta strain 15112-1781.00 chromosome X, ASM2355853v1, whole genome shotgun sequence, one genomic window encodes:
- the LOC132795398 gene encoding Krueppel-like factor 15 — MEFFATGEFQQLYSQLDDSTMPMVAGDGVGDGDLYDAFPQQLLELPSANNLECCYADVNFGNGYEAGGMDYYGIITLDSNNNHNHNQLNNCADDALLFDFSHDPDATLVSISSASASISASASASPPELSDWEQRLLDHFVEIPELIDILPERTPLCTDMCDSFLQESNDNLRLATPTSPAADTPSSAAAVPLQLGQNAAGEKGYLCTFGSCEKLYAKPAHLKAHLRRHLGEKPYACSWPDCSWRFSRSDELARHRRSHSGVKPYKCDYCNKCFARSDHLTKHRKVHERRLLAVTRSGKLLPNGSLPQSVYAVRPGRKRKNQL; from the exons ATGGAGTTCTTTGCGACAGGCGAATTCCAGCAGCTCTACAGCCAACTGGATGACTCGACCATGCCAATGGTTGCTGGCGATGGCGTTGGCGATGGCGATCTCTACGATGCTTTT ccacaacaactgTTGGAGCTGCCTTCGGCTAATAATCTGGAATGTTGCTACGCAGATGTTAACTTTGGCAATGGCTATGAGGCGGGCGGCATGGATTACTATGGCATCATAACActcgacagcaacaacaatcacaatcacaatcaacTCAACAACTGTGCGGATGATGCGCTCCTCTTCGACTTTAGCCACGATCCGGATGCAACGTTAGTGTCCATTTCATCAGCATCTGCATCTatatctgcatctgcatctgcatcgcCGCCAGAGCTCAGCGATTGGGAGCAGCGACTGCTTGATCATTTTGTGGAAATACCCGAACTAATTGACATACTTCCCGAGCGAACGCCGCTCTGCACGGACATGTGCGACAGCTTCCTCCAGGAGAGCAACGACAATCTGCGcctggccacgcccacttccccAGCTGCGGATACGCCTTCATCGGCTGCCGCTGTGCCGCTGCAGCTCGGCCAGAATGCCGCCGGGGAGAAGGGATATCTGTGCACCTTTGGCAGCTGCGAGAAACTCTACGCCAAGCCCGCCCACCTCAAGGCCCATCTCCGTCGACATCTCGGCGAGAAGCCTTACGCCTGCAGTTGGCCCGACTGCAGTTGGCGCTTCTCCCGCTCCGATGAATTGGCCCGCCATCGACGCTCTCACTCGGGTGTCAAGCCCTACAAGTGTGACTACTGCAACAAGTGTTTCGCCCGCTCCGATCATCTCACCAAGCATCGCAAGGTTCACGAGCGGCGTCTCTTGGCTGTCACCAGATCCGGCAAGCTCCTGCCCAACGGTTCGCTGCCCCAAAGTGTCTACGCCGTGCGTCCGGGTCGCAAGCGCAAGAATCAGCTCTGA
- the LOC132796110 gene encoding uncharacterized protein LOC132796110 codes for MMPPNLGDCHRLWLRHEVNSDDTLTRLALKCGTTIGQLCRANRMHSQDIVQMRSHMWLPVSATAMKPAAEPQQEDIPSQVKVAKLLPPHFHRQSVENLDDYAEESDPLLITSRCI; via the coding sequence ATGATGCCGCCCAATTTAGGCGACTGCCATCGACTCTGGTTGCGCCACGAAGTGAACAGCGATGACACCTTAACCCGCTTGGCCCTAAAGTGCGGCACAACGATTGGTCAACTGTGTCGCGCCAATCGGATGCATAGCCAGGACATTGTCCAGATGCGTAGTCACATGTGGCTGCCAgtgtcagcaacagcaatgaaaCCAGCAGCAGAACCACAGCAGGAGGATATTCCAAGTCAAGTGAAAGTTGCCAAGTTGCTGCCGCCGCATTTCCATCGTCAGAGCGTTGAGAACCTCGATGACTATGCGGAGGAGAGTGATCCACTTCTGATCACCTCGCGCTGCATCTGA
- the LOC132796834 gene encoding putative inorganic phosphate cotransporter — protein sequence MDKAGGSKGDGNEKYALDSQIPAYVRSRFFVTIMLFLGMANAYVMRTNMSVAIVAMVNHTAIKGETTDNETDTSDRQDGEFNWSYKLQGYILACFFYGYVITQIPFGFLINTYGAKHFLGWGMMINSIAAFFVPIAARKGGYIALCAVRFIQGLGEGPIVPCTHAMLAQWIPPGERSRSGAAVYAGAQFGTIISMPLSGLLATYGFDGGWPSIFYVFGAASTIWCVLFILFVAESPSAAKNITEAERKHIVETIWSSHKDTEDATGIAKTPLRSIFTSLPFWGILIAHCGHNYGYETLMTELPTYMAMVMNVKLKENGFLSSLPYLAMWLNAMLLAFIADFMISKNVSITITRKVMNSIGQYVPAVALFLVGYLHESLMLTVLIFTIGMACNGAIYSGFKINHLDLSPRFAGLLIAITNCSANLVGLTAPMIAGHVINHDPSISNWRIVFLIASIVYFIVGTIYNLLASGVRQW from the coding sequence atggaCAAAGCTGGTGGAAGCAAAGGCGATGGCAATGAGAAGTACGCTCTAGATAGCCAGATTCCGGCGTATGTTCGCAGCAGATTCTTTGTGACAATCATGTTGTTCCTGGGCATGGCAAATGCCTATGTGATGCGCACCAACATGTCGGTGGCCATTGTGGCCATGGTCAATCACACGGCCATCAAGGGCGAGACGACGGACAACGAGACGGACACCAGCGATCGTCAGGATGGTGAATTCAACTGGAGCTATAAACTTCAAGGCTACATCCTGGCCTGCTTCTTCTATGGCTATGTGATCACACAGATACCTTTCGGGTTTCTCATCAACACGTACGGGGCCAAACACTTCCTCGGCTGGGGCATGATGATCAACTCGATTGCCGCATTCTTTGTGCCCATCGCAGCCCGCAAAGGTGGCTACATCGCTCTGTGTGCGGTGCGCTTTATCCAGGGCCTGGGCGAGGGTCCCATTGTGCCCTGCACCCACGCGATGTTGGCCCAATGGATACCTCCGGGCGAGCGATCTCGCTCCGGGGCCGCTGTCTATGCGGGCGCTCAGTTTGGGACCATCATATCGATGCCATTGAGCGGATTGTTGGCCACTTACGGCTTTGACGGAGGCTGGCCATCGATCTTCTATGTCTTTGGTGCTGCCAGCACCATTTGGTGTGTGCTCTTCATTCTGTTTGTCGCGGAGAGTCCGTCGGCAGCGAAGAACATCACTGAGGCGGAACGCAAGCATATTGTGGAGACCATTTGGTCGAGTCACAAAGACACCGAAGATGCAACGGGAATTGCAAAGACGCCGTTGCGCAGCATCTTTACTTCGCTGCCATTTTGGGGCATTCTAATTGCCCACTGCGGTCACAATTACGGCTACGAAACGTTGATGACCGAACTGCCCACTTACATGGCCATGGTGATGAATGTGAAGCTCAAGGAGAACGGATTTCTCTCCTCGCTGCCATACTTGGCCATGTGGCTGAATGCCATGCTGCTGGCCTTCATTGCCGATTTTATGATCAGCAAGAACGTGAGTATTACGATTACGCGTAAGGTGATGAATTCAATCGGACAATATGTGCCGGCCGTAGCGCTCTTTCTTGTCGGATATTTGCACGAGAGTCTGATGTTAACCGTCTTGATATTCACCATTGGCATGGCCTGCAATGGAGCCATCTATTCGGGATTTAAAATCAATCACTTGGATCTGTCGCCTCGCTTTGCGGGACTCCTCATTGCGATTACGAACTGCAGTGCCAATCTTGTGGGACTCACGGCACCTATGATAGCCGGACATGTGATCAACCATGATCCATCGATATCCAACTGGCGGATTGTCTTTCTAATTGCCTCGATTGTTTACTTCATCGTTGGCACCATCTATAATCTGTTGGCCTCTGGAGTGCGACAATGGTAG